The DNA window GCCGGCGGCTATCTGCTTGTCGGTGAAGGAAACCTGCATGTCGAAGTTGAAGTCCGAGGCATAGGACGACACCCAGTCGAATTTCCAGCCCATGCGCCGCTTGTAGGGCGCAAGCTCGGCCAGCGGCGCCCGCGAGATCACCACCAGGGTTACGTCGTGATGCCTCAAATGCTGATTGGCGCCGTCTATATGATCGGCAAGGAAGGAGCAGCCCTCGCAATGATGCGTGCAGCCCGGCCCGAACATGAAGTGGTAGACGATCAGCTGGCTGTTGGCACCAAACAGGTCGGTCAGTTTCTTCGGCCCCTGTTCAGTCTCGAAGACATAGTCCTTCCTGATCCTCAGCCAGGGCAATCCACGCCGCTCGGCCGCGATGCGCTCGCGAAGCCGGGTCAGTTCCTTCTCGCGGGCCAGATGTGCCTTGTGCGCCTGGAACCAGTCTTCGCGTGAAACGATCTTGTTGCGATGCATGAATCTCTCCCTGTCTGCACCCCAAGGACGTTCGGGATGAGCGCAAACCGACATCGCTCGTTGGTCGAGCATGATCCCTGGACAAGCCGGCTCCCGTTTGTCCGAGAAGACCGGCTCCCGCCTTTTGGATCATGCTCCGGTGCCGAGAGGGAGATAAGGACGGACAGGTTCCATCCCAAGCCCGCGCCTGCCGCAAACAAAAACCCGGGCGCATTGGCCCGGGTTTGAAGGGAGACGGAAGCGCTGTGTTCAGGCGGCCTGTTCGAGGCTCGCCTTCCATTTTCCGAGCGCGGCCAGATAGTTCATGTGAGCGCGATGGGTGAAGGCGGCCTGACCGGCCGCGACATTCGATGCCTTGCCGCTCCAGGCCTTCTGCGGGGCGGCCTGCAGCGCGCGGCCGTAGGAGAAGGTCAGCTTCCACGGATGCGGGCCGATGGCGTTGATGGCGTTGAGGTTGGCGGTCGCTTCCTCGTCCTCCTGGCCGCCGGAAAGGAAGGCGATGCCCGGGACCGCCGCCGGCACCGTCTCGCGGAACAGTTTTATGGTCATCTCGGCGACCTTTTCGGGGCTGTCCACCGTGCCCGACTTCTTGCCCGACAGCACCATGTTGGGCTTCAGGATCGTGCCTTCGAGCACGACGCGCGCCGCGTAGAGCTCGCTGTAGAGCTTAAGCAAAGTCATCTTGCTGATCTCGTAGCACGTTTCGATCGAATGGGCGCCGTCCATCAGCACTTCCGGCTCGACGATCGGCACGATGCCGGCTTCCTGGCAAAGGGCGGCGTAGCGGGCCAGGGCATGGGTGTTGGAGCCGATAGAGGTCGCC is part of the Mesorhizobium loti genome and encodes:
- a CDS encoding DUF899 domain-containing protein — its product is MHRNKIVSREDWFQAHKAHLAREKELTRLRERIAAERRGLPWLRIRKDYVFETEQGPKKLTDLFGANSQLIVYHFMFGPGCTHHCEGCSFLADHIDGANQHLRHHDVTLVVISRAPLAELAPYKRRMGWKFDWVSSYASDFNFDMQVSFTDKQIAAGDTTYNFETRPRTSRELPGTSVFYKDESGEIFLTFLSRARGGEAQIGAYDYLDMTPKGRNENGPYHGLMDWVRLHDEYQDKQAAPTNCCD
- a CDS encoding class I fructose-bisphosphate aldolase translates to MSERLEDIAAAIVANGKGLLAADESSGTIKKRFDVIGVESTADSRRDYREMMFRAKDAMTKYISGVILYDETIRQKAADGTPLVDIIKASGAIPGIKVDAGAKPLAGFPGDTITEGLDGLRERLADYYKLGARFAKWRAVIDIDIAKGVPSATSIGSNTHALARYAALCQEAGIVPIVEPEVLMDGAHSIETCYEISKMTLLKLYSELYAARVVLEGTILKPNMVLSGKKSGTVDSPEKVAEMTIKLFRETVPAAVPGIAFLSGGQEDEEATANLNAINAIGPHPWKLTFSYGRALQAAPQKAWSGKASNVAAGQAAFTHRAHMNYLAALGKWKASLEQAA